The following proteins are encoded in a genomic region of Tenacibaculum sp. 190524A05c:
- the hemN gene encoding oxygen-independent coproporphyrinogen III oxidase, protein MKSLIQKYNIPGPRYTSYPTVPYWDADTFSKEKWIESFKLSFQESNEKEGISLYIHLPFCESLCTFCACHKQITKRHEVEEPYINTLLKEWELYKTHMNETPVIKEIHLGGGTPTFFASSQLQKLMNGLLEGSIKHADFEFSFEGHPNNTTKEQLQALYDVGFTRVSYGVQDYNPQVQKAIHRIQSYEQVQLVTEWAREIGYTSVSHDLIFGLPFQTRESITDTILKTKELLPDRISFYSYAHVPWVKGVGQRGFSEEHLPKDNEKRALYELGKQLLTDIGYHEIGMDHFALPSDPLYKATEEQTLHRNFMGYTSSKTQLMIGLGMSSISDSWYGFAQNVKTVKEYQSLVEQREIPVFRGHILTEEDLVIRKHILNIMCHFQTDWKQENQMFTELPQSLTLLEEIAVDELIDINNNSIQVRKEARPFIRNICMAFDMRLQRKQPETKLFSMTI, encoded by the coding sequence ATGAAATCACTAATTCAAAAATATAATATTCCAGGTCCACGTTATACCAGTTATCCTACTGTTCCGTATTGGGATGCAGATACCTTTTCAAAAGAAAAGTGGATAGAAAGTTTTAAATTATCTTTTCAAGAAAGCAATGAAAAGGAAGGAATTAGTCTGTATATTCATTTACCGTTTTGTGAGAGTTTGTGTACATTTTGTGCTTGTCATAAACAGATTACCAAACGTCACGAAGTAGAAGAACCATACATCAATACGTTGTTAAAAGAATGGGAGTTGTACAAAACTCACATGAATGAAACTCCAGTAATTAAAGAAATTCATTTAGGTGGTGGAACTCCAACATTTTTTGCAAGTAGTCAATTGCAGAAATTGATGAACGGATTATTAGAAGGAAGTATCAAACATGCAGATTTTGAATTTAGTTTTGAAGGACATCCGAACAATACAACCAAAGAACAATTACAAGCGTTGTACGATGTCGGATTTACTCGTGTGAGTTATGGAGTACAAGATTATAATCCTCAAGTTCAAAAAGCCATTCACAGAATTCAGTCATACGAGCAAGTACAATTAGTTACGGAATGGGCAAGAGAAATTGGATATACTTCGGTAAGTCATGATTTAATTTTTGGATTGCCATTTCAAACGCGTGAAAGTATTACCGATACTATTTTAAAAACGAAAGAATTATTACCAGATCGTATTTCCTTTTACAGTTACGCACATGTGCCTTGGGTAAAAGGAGTTGGGCAACGCGGATTTAGTGAAGAGCATTTACCGAAAGATAATGAGAAACGTGCACTATACGAATTGGGAAAACAATTACTAACAGATATTGGTTATCACGAAATCGGAATGGATCATTTTGCATTGCCATCCGATCCTTTATATAAAGCTACAGAAGAGCAAACCTTGCACCGAAACTTCATGGGATATACATCGAGCAAAACACAACTAATGATTGGTTTGGGAATGTCATCGATTAGTGATTCTTGGTACGGATTTGCACAAAATGTAAAAACGGTAAAGGAATATCAATCGTTGGTAGAACAAAGAGAAATTCCAGTATTCCGTGGACATATATTAACAGAAGAAGATTTAGTAATTCGTAAGCATATTTTAAACATCATGTGTCATTTTCAAACAGATTGGAAACAAGAAAACCAGATGTTTACAGAGTTGCCACAATCTTTAACATTATTAGAAGAAATCGCTGTGGATGAGTTAATAGATATCAACAACAACTCCATCCAAGTTCGAAAAGAAGCACGACCATTTATAAGAAACATCTGCATGGCTTTTGATATGCGATTACAACGAAAACAACCAGAAACAAAGTTGTTTTCTATGACGATATAG
- the deoC gene encoding deoxyribose-phosphate aldolase — MEIHKYIDHTLLKATATSAQIKTLCAEAKQHNFYAVCVNGSNVELAVKELTETNVKVAAVIGFPLGAMTTEAKVFEAKDCIKNGASEIDMVINVGKLLEGDFDYVENEIRLIKEGIGENLLKVIFENCYLNKEQIQKVSELALNAGADFIKTSTGFGTGGATFEDVQLMKDIVKDKVQIKAAGGIRDITTAKKYIEMGVTRLGTSSGVALVTSGTTNTDSY; from the coding sequence ATGGAAATACATAAATATATCGATCACACTTTGTTAAAAGCTACAGCAACATCAGCACAAATAAAAACACTGTGTGCAGAAGCAAAACAACACAATTTTTATGCAGTTTGTGTTAATGGTTCGAATGTGGAATTAGCAGTAAAAGAATTGACTGAAACAAATGTGAAAGTAGCTGCGGTTATTGGTTTTCCTTTGGGAGCAATGACAACAGAAGCTAAAGTTTTTGAAGCGAAAGATTGTATTAAAAACGGAGCATCAGAAATTGACATGGTTATTAATGTTGGAAAGTTATTAGAGGGAGATTTTGATTATGTAGAAAACGAAATCCGTTTAATCAAAGAAGGAATAGGAGAGAACCTATTGAAAGTCATTTTTGAGAACTGTTATTTAAACAAAGAGCAAATCCAAAAGGTGAGTGAATTAGCATTGAATGCTGGAGCTGATTTCATTAAAACATCTACTGGATTCGGAACTGGCGGAGCAACTTTTGAAGATGTTCAATTGATGAAAGACATAGTAAAGGATAAAGTACAAATTAAAGCAGCTGGAGGTATAAGAGATATAACAACCGCAAAGAAATATATTGAAATGGGAGTAACTCGACTAGGAACGTCTTCGGGTGTTGCATTGGTTACTTCAGGAACTACAAATACAGATTCTTATTAG
- a CDS encoding heavy metal translocating P-type ATPase, with protein MKTTCYHCGDECQPNTTITFDEKSFCCNGCKTVYEIFSSNDLTCYYDLQNSPGATPEDIKGKYDYLENEDIIEKLLEFNDATIQVVNLYIPHIHCSSCIWILENMQKLHLGIKSSQVNFPKKSVRISFAKDEISLKQTVELLSSIGYEPYISLEDYSTENKKVDRSIIYKLGVAGFAFGNVMLMSFPEYFEVNEFWLEQYKHMFRWLMFAFSLPVVFYAAQDYFISAYKGIRSKLLNIDIPIALGIIVLFVRSSAEIILDIGSGFFDSLTGLVFFLLLGKFFQQKTYSYLSFERDYKSYFPIAVTKIVGNNQEENIQIFDIQKGDRLLIRNQEIIPVDSILISKQTEIDYSFVTGEAVPIAKQSGDKLFAGGKQVAGAIEIEAMHAVEQSYLTQLWSNDVFKKDKLSSYTSITNKISKHFTVIVLSIAVLASLFWFVTDASKVLNVFTAVLIIACPCAIALAAPFTLGNMLHIFGKQKFYLKNASVIERLADVNALVFDKTGTLTTNMDTEIRYEGVQLNNEEKVQLKSTLRTSNHPLSRTIYNSFATVETIAPKMVKEHVGEGIEAVVDDTLVKVGSAPFVKNEGNHNADTSVHISMQNDYKGKFTLKNSYRKDVDTVFKAFSNYDLSVVSGDNDGEQKRLEALLPNDAKLVFNQKPEDKLKSIASLQEENKKVAMIGDGLNDAGALQQSDVGVAISEDINVFSPACDAILDAKKFQQLPAFVKASKQAIQIIHYCFIISIFYNLIGLYFAVTGQLSPVIAAILMPLSSISIVVFTTIATNFVGRKIK; from the coding sequence ATGAAAACAACTTGTTACCATTGCGGAGACGAATGTCAGCCGAATACAACAATTACTTTTGACGAGAAAAGTTTCTGTTGTAACGGTTGTAAAACGGTGTACGAGATATTCTCATCAAACGATTTAACCTGTTATTATGACTTGCAAAATAGCCCAGGTGCAACTCCAGAAGATATCAAAGGCAAGTACGATTATTTAGAGAATGAAGATATTATTGAAAAGCTACTAGAATTCAATGATGCAACCATTCAAGTAGTGAATTTATACATTCCACATATTCACTGTAGTTCTTGTATTTGGATTCTGGAAAACATGCAAAAACTACATCTTGGAATTAAGAGTTCTCAAGTTAATTTTCCTAAAAAGAGTGTGAGAATATCCTTTGCTAAAGATGAAATTTCTCTAAAGCAAACGGTGGAATTATTAAGTTCTATTGGTTATGAACCATATATTTCGTTAGAGGATTATAGCACAGAAAATAAGAAAGTTGATCGTAGTATAATTTACAAATTAGGAGTAGCGGGATTTGCTTTCGGAAACGTAATGTTAATGTCGTTTCCAGAATATTTTGAAGTAAACGAGTTTTGGCTGGAGCAATACAAACACATGTTTCGCTGGTTGATGTTCGCTTTTTCATTACCAGTGGTTTTTTACGCAGCACAAGACTATTTTATCTCGGCTTATAAAGGGATTCGTTCAAAACTATTAAATATCGATATTCCAATTGCTTTGGGAATCATCGTATTGTTTGTTCGTAGTTCAGCGGAAATTATTTTAGATATAGGAAGTGGTTTCTTCGATAGCTTAACAGGGTTAGTTTTCTTTTTATTATTAGGGAAATTCTTTCAACAAAAAACCTACAGCTATTTATCATTTGAACGTGATTACAAATCGTATTTCCCAATTGCAGTAACCAAAATTGTAGGGAATAATCAGGAAGAAAATATTCAAATTTTCGATATTCAAAAAGGAGATCGATTGTTAATTCGTAATCAGGAAATCATTCCGGTAGATAGCATTTTAATAAGTAAACAAACTGAGATTGACTACAGTTTTGTGACAGGTGAAGCTGTTCCAATAGCGAAACAATCTGGTGATAAATTATTTGCAGGGGGAAAACAAGTGGCAGGTGCTATTGAAATTGAAGCCATGCATGCGGTAGAACAAAGTTACTTAACTCAATTATGGAGTAACGACGTATTTAAAAAAGACAAGCTTTCATCTTACACAAGCATCACCAATAAAATCAGTAAGCACTTTACAGTAATTGTATTATCAATTGCTGTGTTAGCAAGTTTATTTTGGTTTGTTACTGATGCTTCAAAAGTATTGAATGTATTTACTGCTGTATTAATCATTGCTTGTCCTTGTGCAATTGCATTGGCTGCTCCATTTACATTGGGGAATATGTTGCACATTTTCGGAAAGCAAAAATTCTATTTGAAGAATGCTTCAGTGATAGAACGTCTGGCAGATGTCAATGCATTGGTTTTTGATAAAACAGGAACTTTAACTACCAATATGGATACAGAAATTCGTTATGAAGGAGTTCAGTTGAATAATGAAGAGAAAGTTCAATTGAAGTCTACACTAAGAACTTCGAATCATCCATTGAGTAGAACGATATATAATTCTTTTGCTACAGTTGAAACAATAGCTCCAAAAATGGTGAAAGAACATGTGGGAGAAGGAATTGAAGCAGTGGTAGATGATACCTTGGTAAAAGTAGGTTCAGCTCCTTTTGTAAAGAATGAAGGGAATCATAATGCGGATACTTCTGTTCATATTAGTATGCAAAACGATTACAAAGGAAAGTTTACTTTAAAGAATAGCTATCGTAAAGATGTGGACACGGTATTCAAAGCGTTTTCTAATTATGACCTTTCGGTAGTTTCTGGTGATAATGATGGTGAACAAAAACGATTGGAAGCACTGTTACCAAACGACGCTAAGTTAGTATTCAATCAAAAACCAGAAGACAAATTAAAATCCATTGCTTCTCTACAAGAAGAAAATAAAAAAGTGGCTATGATTGGTGACGGATTGAATGATGCAGGAGCACTACAACAAAGTGATGTAGGTGTTGCCATTTCGGAAGATATCAACGTGTTTTCACCGGCATGCGATGCCATTTTAGACGCGAAGAAGTTTCAACAATTGCCAGCATTTGTAAAAGCATCAAAGCAAGCGATTCAAATTATTCATTATTGTTTTATTATTTCTATATTTTACAATCTTATCGGATTGTATTTTGCCGTAACCGGACAGTTATCTCCTGTTATTGCGGCAATTTTAATGCCGTTAAGTTCAATTAGTATTGTGGTATTTACTACCATTGCAACGAATTTTGTAGGAAGAAAAATCAAATAA